In Castanea sativa cultivar Marrone di Chiusa Pesio chromosome 6, ASM4071231v1, a single window of DNA contains:
- the LOC142639563 gene encoding homeobox protein knotted-1-like 3 produces MEAVMACWEIEQSLQSLTGVSPGEGTGATMSDDEDDQVDSDANLFDGSLDGPDTMGFGPLIPTESERSLMERVRQELKHELKQGYKEKIVDIREEILRKRRAGKLPGDTTSVLKSWWQSHSKWPYPTVSFLTPLGKSGYSRVKFGPPDLFVCCSIEGTSHNQSCLFTSTSISSELESDEIVWKIPSGIKTHARIVSVVTFISALLSTLLIVLTCIFYSDAKPRKNLKHS; encoded by the exons ATGGAGGCAGTAATGGCTTGCTGGGAGATTGAGCAATCCCTACAAAGTTTAACAG GAGTTTCCCCAGGTGAAGGTACAGGTGCAACAATGTCTGATGACGAAGATGACCAGGTAGATAGTGATGCCAACTTGTTTGATGGTAGTTTGGATGGCCCAGATACCATGGGATTTGGTCCTCTTATCCCAACAGAGAGTGAGAGGTCCTTAATGGAGCGTGTGAGGCAAGAGTTGAAGCATGAACTGAAACAG GGTTACAAGGAGAAAATTGTAGACATAAGGGAGGAAATTTTACGAAAGAGAAGAGCAGGAAAGCTTCCTGGGGACACAACCTCTGTGTTAAAATCTTGGTGGCAATCACATTCGAAGTGGCCATATCCTACTGTAAGTTTTTTGACA CCTCTAGGTAAAAGTGGTTATTCAAGAGTCAAATTTGGTCCACCTGATTTGTTTGTGTGCTGTAGCATAGAGGGGACGTCGCATAATCAGAGCTGTTTATTTACTTCAACCAGTATTAGTTCTGAACTGGAAAGTGATGAGATTGTGTGGAAAATACCTTCAGGGATAAAGACTCATGCTAGAATTGTATCCGTTGTCACTTTTATTTCAGCCTTATTGTCAACTTTGTTAATTGTTTTGACATGTATATTTTATTCAGATGCCAAACCTCGCAAAAATCTGAAGCattcttaa